From Xylanibacter oryzae DSM 17970, a single genomic window includes:
- a CDS encoding saccharopine dehydrogenase family protein, which translates to MGRVLVIGAGGVATVAAVKIAKNTDVFTDIMIASRTKSKCDKIVKAIGNPNIKTAQVDADDVEQLKKLFNEFKPELVVNLALPYQDLTIMDACLACGVNYLDTANYEPKDEAHFEYSWQWAYKKRFEDAGLTAILGCGFDPGVSGIFTAYAAKHHFDEIQYLDIVDCNAGNHHKAFATNFNPEINIREITQKGRYFKDGKWVQTGALEIHKDLTYPNIGPKDSYLMYHEELESLTKNFPTIKQARFWMTFGQEYLTHLRVIQDIGMARIDPVEYNGQQIIPLQFLKAVLPNPQDLGENYEGETSIGCRIRGIKDGKEHTYYVYNNCKHHEAYLETGMQGVSYTTGVPAMIGAMMFFKGLWRKAGVWNVEDFDPDPFMEQLNKQGLPWHEEFDKNLEL; encoded by the coding sequence ATGGGAAGAGTATTAGTTATCGGCGCCGGTGGCGTGGCTACAGTAGCCGCTGTAAAAATCGCCAAAAACACAGACGTGTTCACTGATATCATGATAGCAAGTCGCACAAAGTCAAAGTGCGACAAGATTGTAAAAGCTATCGGTAATCCTAACATCAAGACAGCACAGGTGGATGCTGATGATGTTGAACAACTTAAAAAACTTTTCAATGAGTTTAAACCTGAGTTGGTAGTCAATCTGGCATTGCCTTATCAGGACCTTACTATAATGGACGCTTGTCTTGCATGTGGCGTAAATTATCTGGATACAGCTAATTATGAGCCAAAAGACGAAGCGCATTTCGAATACAGTTGGCAATGGGCATACAAGAAACGTTTTGAGGACGCAGGTCTGACAGCCATTCTTGGTTGTGGCTTCGACCCCGGAGTAAGCGGCATCTTTACTGCATATGCTGCCAAGCATCACTTTGATGAGATACAATATCTTGACATAGTAGACTGCAACGCAGGAAACCACCACAAGGCTTTTGCCACCAACTTCAATCCGGAGATCAACATACGTGAGATCACTCAGAAAGGACGTTACTTCAAGGATGGCAAATGGGTTCAAACAGGTGCATTGGAGATACACAAAGACCTCACCTACCCTAACATTGGTCCAAAAGACAGTTACCTGATGTACCATGAAGAGTTGGAGAGCCTGACAAAGAATTTCCCAACAATAAAGCAAGCCAGATTCTGGATGACTTTCGGACAAGAGTATCTTACTCATCTACGTGTTATTCAGGACATCGGCATGGCCCGCATTGATCCTGTCGAATATAACGGTCAGCAGATCATCCCACTGCAATTCCTGAAGGCTGTACTGCCTAATCCTCAGGATTTGGGCGAGAACTATGAAGGCGAGACAAGCATCGGCTGTCGTATCCGCGGTATAAAAGACGGAAAAGAACATACATATTATGTATATAATAACTGCAAGCACCACGAAGCCTATCTGGAAACAGGAATGCAAGGTGTAAGCTACACCACAGGTGTGCCTGCAATGATTGGGGCTATGATGTTCTTCAAAGGACTATGGCGCAAAGCCGGAGTATGGAATGTAGAAGATTTCGATCCGGATCCATTCATGGAACAGCTCAACAAGCAAGGCTTGCCTTGGCATGAAGAATTCGACAAGAACTTAGAACTTTAA
- a CDS encoding DUF6621 family protein, with amino-acid sequence MNKSMLKSEKWSENVILIDADYIDSVAFDLIVNFERMIGRRIPKADIAHWIDCIALDGGLREGDNKIQVVFIHNKDSKSLSNFTPCKFEEEIDGKAFKDKIGEFMMSAFPVEDIVGKDDFFVDALELILNGEGVKRVMVIPDQDKTYEKVRVALHYANDEKRITLFAMQPMQGGNFRQEILGYSLMSALGIKSDEIK; translated from the coding sequence ATGAATAAAAGCATGCTAAAATCAGAAAAATGGAGTGAGAATGTTATTCTTATTGACGCAGATTACATAGACAGCGTAGCATTTGACCTCATTGTGAACTTTGAGAGGATGATAGGTCGCCGCATACCCAAAGCCGACATTGCACATTGGATAGACTGCATAGCTCTTGACGGAGGCCTACGCGAAGGTGATAATAAGATACAAGTAGTTTTCATTCACAATAAAGATAGTAAAAGTCTAAGCAACTTCACTCCTTGCAAATTCGAAGAAGAGATTGACGGGAAAGCCTTTAAAGACAAAATAGGCGAATTTATGATGAGTGCATTCCCTGTTGAAGATATTGTAGGAAAAGATGATTTTTTTGTAGATGCATTAGAGCTTATACTAAATGGCGAAGGCGTAAAAAGAGTTATGGTAATACCCGACCAAGACAAGACTTACGAAAAAGTACGCGTTGCGCTACATTATGCAAACGATGAAAAACGTATAACCCTGTTTGCCATGCAACCTATGCAAGGGGGCAATTTCCGCCAGGAGATACTTGGCTACTCACTTATGAGTGCACTTGGTATCAAGTCGGACGAAATAAAATAA